AAAGGGGACTGAACAAAAGTTTTCATCATAAAGGAAAGTAGGCCTACCGTGATCTTACACATTTTACTGATTGTGTCTATTGGGGGACGCGGTTGTTTCAACAAACAACGATGTTCCTCGGGACCCCTCACTGGTATGACACCCATGTAATGCATtgtctccccatctctccccccaccttctctcccctgctctcctatctccctcaaccccctccctcatctctcctctcccgtgcctctcccccccatctctccccacttgccccccgtctctccccccctttccccctgtctccccccccctataTTTCTCTCCCCTAACCCCCGTCTCTCCCCggtctctccccttccccctccccggtctcccccctcatctcccccctgcccccctctgtctctccccctgtctcccccccggtctccccccctgccccccaccacccccagccaTCCCGCGGCCTGAGGACCGGGGTCTGCGTGTGGCGGTGCTGGCCTCGGTGGTCAGCGGGGTGGTCATCCTGGCCATGTCCGTCTCCTTCCTCATCTGCTGCCTGCAGGAGCGCCACGGGGGCCAGGGGGCCCCCCGCAGGGAGGGGCCCTGCAGGGAGGGGCCCCGCAGGGAGGGCGCCCCCAGCAGGTGGGAGGtccacacacaagctcacacactgcacaaacacacacacacagccccccattCATAAACATGTGcactcacacagatacacacatacaaacacacacacacacacacatgcacacactaattTATgtgcacacgtacgcacacaaaaaacacacatgtgcCAGACGTATTAGATGTGCACATGGACGCACCCtggcaggtacacacacacaaactcacacacacacacatgcatgcccaactagatgtacacacacaggcacacacacacatgcatacacatatagatgtgcacgcacacacacgcacgcatgcaagaAGGCACACAGGTGAGGTTGTACACAAGATTGGTAGGcgagactaacacacacagacgcatatcACTATCACAAACTCATAGCTACACACCGACACataccgtcacacacacacacacacacacacacacacacacacacacacacacacacacacacacacacacacacacacacacacacacacacacacacacacacacaaacacacaagcaaatccTTACTTCTACAACAGTTGAAACTCGTGAATTCAACAATTAAATTCAACAAAACGTCCGCAGAACTCACTCAGCTTATTACGCGTCTCGTCGTGATCTAGCTTCTGATCGCGGACCAGGAACCGCTGGCCCCCAAATCCCTCCAAATCCCCTCCTGGGTCCTGGTCAGTGTACTGTAATCTAGGGGGCCCCCTTGGCCCCTCAGACTAACACGGCGCCCTGTGTCCAGCAGGCGGAGGGAGAAGCGGGCGGGGTCGCGGCGGGGGGAGTGCTGGCtggagcgggaggagggggagtgggacTCCTTCGCACCCCCCAAGATCTTCCACCTGTCCCAGCGGGCGGACCCCCGGCTGGCCCCGGACAGCGCCCTCTACCTGACCGGGGGCCTCACGGGCTACGAGAACAGAGGCTACCACAGGTACTGCAGGCAGAGTACCCACACAACCGGATCATGCGTTGGTTTCATTGTTTCGTGCTTTCAATCAtatattcatgtgttcatatgtTATGGTTTTTCATCGGCGATTAGCAATACGGAGCACCAAATTCACACGGTGTGACTTTGACGTGCCATCAGGATTTATATCTAATTTAATTGGAAACGTGTATTAAAAAAGGTATTAAAAATCTCTTTCTTTTtcaccctctccctttctctacccctacctttctctctctcccccgtctctctctctcccccctcccccgtccctctctctctcccccctctctctcaggagCCAGGAGAGCCTCCTGAAGGCTCCCCTCCCCAGCCTCTACCGCTCAGAGTCCCAGCTCTACCCCCACGTGGTCCTTCAGAGGGTCCCCACCCCCACCGTCCCTACCGCCCCCTCGGCCCCGCCCGCCGGCCCCTCGCCCCCcagcacccaccaccaccacccgtcctccaccaccacctccacctcaagcgccatccaccacctccaggcACACCTCCGGGGCCACTACCCGACCTCGGGCCCCTACCCCAACCCCGGCCCTTACCCGACCTCGGGCCCCTACCCCACTTCGGGCCCCTGGCCCACATCGGGCCCCTACCCACACAACCCCGGGGCGGTCGGCCCCGCCTACCCGGCCTCCGTctaccccaaccccaaccccgccGCCCAAAGGCCCTGGCAGTAACCCACCACCGGTTTGACATCGGCCTCATCCCTCCATCGATCCGGGATATGATATGAAACAACGGCTCTTAAGAGATGCTGGTTTTGACCAACACTGGTCTggggttgctatggttaccaagCTGAGCCCTGAGATGTTGAAGGACCTCTTGGTGCAGTCGGGTGGAGGACGTGGACTCCTTTGAggtggtgtctgtgtctgaggtCTCCCCATACAAATTGAGGGGCGTATTCCAAAGGAACTTCCTGTGGTTAACCAGGCAGGATGGCGATCTCCTTAATGATCAGGTCTGTGGGGTGAACCTTCCCTCTCCACCCAGCCCTGCAGGGTCTTGGGATTCCTGGGTCTAGATTACACACTTCTGGGGTGAAGACCACCACCCTGGGGTCTTCATTCTGGGGTCTAAACACTCTCAGAAGATCTGGAGGGAAGGACGAAAAGGAACATGTTTTTGTACCCGCAAGTGACATCTGAGAACTGCTTTTTCAAAACGGACCAACTAGCCAGGTCCCGCAGTGTGTGTGAAATTAGTTGTAGCTTTACCAGGGACATGTGATTACAAAAGACTGATTAGGAGCCTCCCGATTGGTTTAAACGTTCCCGCAGTCAAAATGTCGGATGGTCAGAGGATTTCAAAATGGCAGCTCCGCGATGCAGCGGGAGACAGAACCAGGACTTCTAAGATGGCTGCTCCCGCACCAGATAACATTCTTTATGTCATTTCCTGGAGGTGTTTGGACACAACTGTCCCACTAGCATAGACCCTTCAGACCCTCTGGAACTGACTTTATTAACCATAACTAAACATCAAGAGACCTGTTTATTTCTCTGGGTGTTAGATTGTCAAGATATGTCGTTTAACAATACTTGCCTACCTACTGTCTGCACTGGCTtgatttatgtttttatgtagATGTGGTTATAGTTTAATGTTTTCTGTGGATTCTGGAGGTTGATATACATTGAGTTTATATTTCTATGGGACAGGGCAGTTAGGATTGTTGGAGGATAATCGTTAAACACTTTGATTTAGCTTCTTCTACTGATGAGGCATCGCGTGTTTGACCACTGGTGTGTAAATAGACTGACAAGAGTTACCTTTAATTTTGATACTtatattaatcaattaaaacTGTACTTGGTTTTTCACAAATGATCTACCATTGCAATAATCTTTGTGCTTTGTGGTTTTGAAGATTAACTCAAACATTTATCATTGTGAACATTAGGACAGTTCGGAACGATAGAAGAGTCTGaagatgtttatttgtgtttttaacgAAAGTTGTTGACTGAAGACAAAAATCTTCTGTTGTCAAATATCAattgtaaaaaatataataaatataaaatgtctCCGGACAAATAAAGACCTGTTTATTAAGCTCAATGGCGGAGGATACTTCTGATTTTTTTTCGGGGCATTTAGGATGAGGAATGATATCATGGAAAACAGGCCGTTTTGATTTGACTAACAGTCATGAGTAGACCTGTGTTTCCATAAGAAGGCATGAATCATGAATTCATTCGTATACACTGCCGCCAAACCACAGTCACACCATCGCACCTGTTTACATCAATCAAACATAGCCAGTCATGTTCACCTCAGCTGAGGGCCACATACAACTCTGCCACTGCCTCATTCAGCATATGGGATTTAATGCTACAGACGACCGGGCATAGCGCAAAACTCTTTAATTTTGATGTTTCTGTATGAGTGACATGAGCTCTTATGAGGGCCacgcaaaaaagaaaaaaacggccCGAGTGGTTTGAGATAAATTTCGAAAAATGTAAATTCTGAAGAGGCAGGCCATCGGTAAGGCCAAGTAACAGAGTCAACCTTCAGTAAACCGTAGTTCTGCGtcccatacaccgcacgactgcAGAACCTTTATTCATGTCCAACATCATACAAGGCAAAAGGCAAACTTCTCGGTGACGGTGCTGGCAACGAAaacactcaacaacacacaaccaattTACTACCtcaacccattaaccccacttatcCAAACAATTGCAATGGACGACAAAGGCCTTTTGTCGTTTACCACAACGTAAGTAAACAACAGATATCCCACGTTCGTAATGAAACCACCTGGCGCAAAGCAACACCTCGGACTGCAATTTGTATCCGAGGACATGTGTACAACACACCTGCTCATTTGTTTCCGATCAATTACGTACAGGGGGAttaatgtgtatttgtgtttttccaaaaaGACGATGCTGCTACGTATGggaagaggggggtggggggggcagtgtctctcctcctgcaggaTCTCAACCAGCAGCACAGCTCTGGTGACAGGAGAACAGAGCAGAACGACACAGCAACACGAGACCCAAGACCTCCGGAGACGACAAGGATGGCAGACAGTAAGAAACTGGAGAGAGACGCATCTGAGAGTTGGAtcggagaaagagaaagggggatgtgaggagatggaggagagagttggatgtggagaggaggctggatgtgaggagcagatggagagagagttgggatagaggcaggcagatttgaggagaggaggacagagacaatCTGCTGTAAGAAATAAAGGGAGGTGAATTTGAggagatggcgagagagagagagagctggacgTGAGACGGTACATGTGAGGAAAGGAGAAACAAATTGACAGGTGgatgtgagagaaagagtgacggacggatgggaggaggagaagacagaaacagagaggtgGATGTGAGGAGACCGGAGGTGCATGTGAAGAAGTTAGGAGACGACACAATGGGGCTGAGTGGGTTTGGATTCCCTATTCGGATTACAAAGCAGAAGTCATTAAACTGAGATCAAAGAGATGACCGAGACAAAGATGAGGAAGAGTATTTAAACTGAAAATAGTCTACTTtaacatcattattatttatggcATACAAGCCTTTGGACTGACATCTTACAATGCAGAGAATAAATTGGCCTTAGTTGGAATCAAACCCGTGACCCTGGCAGTGATCATGTGACCACAAGCTACCAGATGAGCTCGACAG
The nucleotide sequence above comes from Gadus chalcogrammus isolate NIFS_2021 chromosome 4, NIFS_Gcha_1.0, whole genome shotgun sequence. Encoded proteins:
- the zgc:162331 gene encoding uncharacterized protein zgc:162331, with product MPGHKHGLWGPPAETGGSGEDSHSRYRLSCPALLPPRRGSFYVEAGTGVSVGSVLAFWCRGGYQLVGGDRVRCEVRRGRAEWSHHKPVCEAIPRPEDRGLRVAVLASVVSGVVILAMSVSFLICCLQERHGGQGAPRREGRRREKRAGSRRGECWLEREEGEWDSFAPPKIFHLSQRADPRLAPDSALYLTGGLTGYENRGYHRSQESLLKAPLPSLYRSESQLYPHVVLQRVPTPTVPTAPSAHLRGHYPTSGPYPNPGPYPTSGPYPTSGPWPTSGPYPHNPGAVGPAYPASVYPNPNPAAQRPWQ